One part of the Lycium ferocissimum isolate CSIRO_LF1 chromosome 8, AGI_CSIRO_Lferr_CH_V1, whole genome shotgun sequence genome encodes these proteins:
- the LOC132068414 gene encoding transcription elongation factor TFIIS-like — MFQVGKRLRQLAKHPREKIQALASDVVQNWKNIIVKETLKNKNSYGVNGESVKDECAGSTANGATKSQRAESVKVEKVSRFDNVKVERTTSKSEKVVKSESSFAEKKVERVSVAKSEKSNSTVASAAPPKLGALIYCKDSVRDKVREILAEALCKVAGEVDEDLRDEVNLCDPYRVAVLVETAMFEKWGRSNGAQKFKYRSIMFNIKDQNNQDFRRKVLLGKFPLHRITELTPEEMASEERQKQNEKIKEKALFNSERGLPAQASTDKFKCGRCRKNQCTYYQMQTRSADEPMTTYVTCVNCQNRWKFC, encoded by the coding sequence ATGTTTCAGGTGGGAAAACGTCTTCGACAATTGGCAAAACATCCGAGGGAGAAGATCCAGGCGTTGGCATCTGATGTGGTTCAGAACTGGAAGAatataattgtaaaagaaactctgaaaaataagaacagCTATGGAGTGAACGGGGAATCTGTAAAAGATGAATGTGCCGGTTCTACTGCTAATGGAGCCACTAAATCTCAAAGAGCGGAGTCGGTCAAGGTTGAAAAGGTGTCTAGGTTTGATAATGTAAAAGTTGAGAGAACGACTTCAAAATCTGAGAAAGTAGTAAAGTCAGAAAGTTCCTTTGCTGAGAAAAAGGTTGAGCGTGTTAGTGTTGCGAAGAGTGAAAAGAGTAATTCTACTGTGGCAAGTGCTGCTCCGCCGAAGTTGGGCGCTCTAATTTATTGCAAGGATTCTGTGAGGGACAAAGTCCGGGAAATCCTTGCAGAAGCTTTATGCAAAGTCGCAGGTGAAGTTGATGAGGATTTGAGGGATGAGGTTAATTTATGTGATCCATATAGAGTTGCAGTTCTGGTAGAAACTGCAATGTTTGAGAAGTGGGGTAGATCTAATGGTGCCCAGAAGTTCAAGTATAGGTCTATAATGTTTAACATTAAGGATCAAAACAATCAAGATTTCCGGAGAAAAGTCCTTCTTGGGAAGTTTCCTCTTCATCGTATAACTGAACTGACACCAGAAGAAATGGCAAGCGAGGAAAGGCAAAAGCAGAatgagaaaattaaagaaaaagcgTTATTCAATAGCGAACGTGGACTTCCTGCACAGGCTAGTACTGATAAGTTCAAGTGTGGTAGGTGTAGAAAGAATCAATGCACCTACTATCAGATGCAAACGCGGAGTGCAGATGAACCTATGACCACTTACGTGACATGTGTGAACTGCCAAAATCGTTGGAAGTTCTGTTAA